The Solibacillus sp. FSL W7-1436 genome window below encodes:
- a CDS encoding flagellar FlbD family protein: MIEVTRLNGKAFTLNALYIETVEAFPDTQITLTTGRKFIVLETEEQVRQKVKTFYQHVQVLSNPHLRGEEDEE, encoded by the coding sequence ATGATTGAGGTGACTCGCCTTAATGGTAAAGCATTTACTTTAAATGCTTTATACATAGAAACAGTTGAAGCATTTCCGGACACCCAAATTACGCTGACGACTGGACGTAAATTCATTGTGTTAGAGACTGAAGAACAGGTGCGGCAAAAAGTGAAGACATTTTATCAGCATGTTCAAGTTTTATCGAATCCGCATCTTAGAGGTGAAGAAGATGAAGAATAA
- the fliL gene encoding flagellar basal body-associated protein FliL gives MKNNKLTTIMLIILVTITLFGVILVVLLTQLNKEKPDGPTIDEIIESSVDIPEITTNLADGSFVRITLKIQASDKKAGEELSKRDFQVKNIVIQELSEMEEKALEGKQGKILFQDAIKSQVNELMQEGEVTQVYITSYVLQ, from the coding sequence ATGAAGAATAATAAATTAACGACAATTATGCTAATTATATTAGTGACGATTACTTTGTTCGGTGTTATTTTAGTTGTGTTATTGACACAGCTCAACAAAGAGAAGCCGGATGGTCCAACGATTGATGAAATTATCGAGTCATCAGTAGACATTCCTGAGATTACAACGAACTTGGCAGACGGAAGTTTTGTCCGGATCACATTGAAAATTCAGGCATCGGATAAAAAAGCCGGTGAAGAGTTGTCTAAACGAGATTTCCAAGTGAAAAACATCGTTATTCAGGAACTTTCTGAAATGGAAGAGAAAGCGCTGGAAGGCAAGCAAGGTAAAATTTTATTCCAGGATGCAATTAAATCTCAAGTAAATGAGTTAATGCAAGAAGGGGAAGTTACGCAAGTGTATATTACTTCATACGTACTTCAGTAA
- a CDS encoding TIGR02530 family flagellar biosynthesis protein gives MNRVNIQHIPYHPPIKPAVKQNTEQISKQSFMDHLKQATGDELKISKHAAERLNERNISITDREWQQISEKVFEAKDKGVKQPLVLLDQAALIVSAKNATVITALDRNEAKQQLFTNIDGTILL, from the coding sequence ATGAACCGCGTCAATATTCAACATATCCCTTACCACCCGCCGATAAAGCCGGCAGTAAAGCAAAATACTGAGCAAATTTCAAAGCAGTCCTTTATGGATCATTTAAAACAGGCGACCGGTGATGAATTAAAAATAAGCAAGCATGCTGCAGAACGGCTGAATGAACGAAATATTTCCATAACAGATCGTGAATGGCAGCAAATTTCCGAGAAAGTGTTCGAGGCAAAAGATAAAGGTGTGAAGCAGCCATTAGTACTGTTAGATCAGGCAGCCTTAATTGTAAGTGCAAAAAATGCGACGGTTATTACGGCATTGGATCGGAATGAAGCGAAACAGCAACTATTTACCAATATCGATGGAACAATCCTTTTATAG
- a CDS encoding flagellar hook-length control protein FliK — translation MNIAMFQTVKMPKQDFQPNTVKTAKPDSKAFGSVFNSMISKSSAPTKKPEMSDPPLAERMSGIFEEDSLESLLEQLGVNLDESGLFALVGEESTPVALDELMTLDNLTELLGMTKAELSQILEQLLGDTKQEITDVWSLIEQAPHILNEVMAAVQKPEQNNTQQKELLQIVQLLKLAQLAGSKVDTVYQQEIQLNSLKDALLALANEARKLAGTEQSTTKTTTFQQVAQQTTAKVETDTQTAGHLQQQVTHSKTVTVTLPAEKPAQSDALIKEIQNLINRSQLSGQPGNMKLFLKLFPENLGQIRIELVQKDGIMTARLLATTAMGKELLENNINQLKAGFVSQNIQMERIDVAQSLQDADRNARDQNFFNNFFRQKDGEEQENKEDTLEEENISFKDLLSEEVE, via the coding sequence ATGAATATAGCAATGTTTCAAACAGTAAAAATGCCGAAGCAAGATTTCCAGCCAAACACTGTAAAAACAGCAAAGCCGGATTCAAAAGCATTTGGAAGTGTATTTAATTCGATGATTTCAAAGTCGTCTGCTCCTACCAAGAAACCTGAAATGTCAGATCCGCCGCTAGCTGAAAGAATGTCCGGAATTTTTGAAGAGGACTCGCTGGAAAGTTTACTCGAACAATTAGGTGTGAACCTGGATGAGTCGGGGCTCTTCGCATTAGTAGGTGAAGAAAGTACACCGGTTGCGCTGGACGAACTCATGACATTGGATAACTTGACGGAGCTGTTAGGAATGACAAAAGCGGAGTTAAGTCAAATTCTTGAACAGTTATTAGGGGACACGAAGCAGGAAATTACGGATGTATGGTCTCTTATAGAACAGGCACCGCATATTTTAAATGAAGTAATGGCAGCTGTGCAGAAGCCTGAGCAAAACAATACACAGCAGAAAGAATTGCTGCAGATTGTCCAGCTGTTGAAGTTGGCTCAACTGGCCGGAAGTAAAGTCGATACGGTCTATCAACAGGAAATTCAGTTAAACAGTTTAAAAGATGCATTGCTGGCATTGGCGAATGAAGCCCGGAAATTAGCAGGTACAGAGCAGAGTACGACGAAAACCACGACTTTCCAACAAGTAGCACAGCAAACTACTGCAAAAGTTGAGACGGATACGCAAACAGCAGGTCATTTACAGCAGCAAGTGACACATTCCAAAACTGTGACCGTTACATTACCTGCAGAAAAGCCTGCGCAATCGGATGCATTAATAAAAGAAATTCAAAACTTGATCAATCGCAGCCAGCTTTCAGGACAGCCAGGTAATATGAAATTATTCCTGAAACTGTTTCCGGAAAACCTTGGTCAAATACGAATTGAATTGGTTCAGAAAGACGGAATCATGACTGCCCGATTATTGGCGACGACAGCGATGGGCAAAGAACTGCTGGAAAATAATATTAACCAGTTAAAAGCCGGTTTTGTCTCTCAAAATATCCAAATGGAACGAATCGATGTTGCACAGTCTTTACAGGACGCCGATCGGAATGCGCGTGATCAAAACTTCTTCAATAACTTCTTCCGTCAAAAAGATGGAGAAGAACAGGAGAATAAAGAAGATACGCTAGAAGAAGAAAATATTTCATTTAAAGATCTATTAAGCGAGGAGGTAGAATAA
- the flgD gene encoding flagellar hook assembly protein FlgD, translating into MANSISNDFYLPANNANFKVSNKQDNGALGKDAFLQILITQLQNQDPTSPMDDKEFIAQMAQFSSLEQMQNMTKALENLLESNQQSQLMNYSTFVGKEVKWHEITDKVDADNKPIYNEGTGAIQELKFVEGEAVFVLADGKEINPGNISSILGSTGAAEPVVPAGNPLAEASQMIGQTVQYTNGDQIVEAIIEAIKTNNVNIEYILNDGSRLTKDQFTVSSQTTQNENAAE; encoded by the coding sequence GTGGCAAACTCAATTTCAAATGATTTTTATTTACCGGCGAATAATGCAAATTTCAAAGTATCGAATAAACAAGATAATGGAGCGCTAGGGAAAGACGCGTTTCTACAAATATTAATTACCCAATTGCAAAACCAGGATCCGACAAGCCCGATGGATGATAAGGAATTTATTGCACAGATGGCCCAATTTTCTTCGCTTGAACAAATGCAAAATATGACAAAGGCGTTGGAGAATCTGCTTGAATCAAACCAACAGTCACAATTAATGAATTATTCAACATTTGTCGGCAAAGAAGTGAAGTGGCATGAAATTACAGACAAAGTGGATGCAGACAACAAGCCGATCTACAACGAAGGAACAGGCGCAATTCAGGAATTAAAGTTTGTTGAGGGCGAGGCCGTGTTTGTGCTGGCTGACGGCAAGGAAATTAACCCGGGCAATATTTCATCAATTCTTGGCAGTACGGGTGCAGCAGAGCCGGTAGTACCAGCAGGAAATCCGCTAGCGGAAGCAAGCCAGATGATCGGGCAGACCGTTCAATATACGAATGGTGACCAGATCGTTGAGGCAATTATAGAAGCGATCAAAACAAATAATGTGAATATCGAATATATTTTAAATGATGGTTCCCGTTTAACGAAAGACCAGTTTACCGTGAGTTCACAAACAACCCAAAATGAAAATGCAGCAGAATAA
- the flgG gene encoding flagellar basal body rod protein FlgG: protein MLRSMYSGISGLKNFQTKLDVIGNNISNVNTYGYKKERTVFKDLISQTQTGASAPSATRGGVNMIQVGLGSQLAAIDTIHNAGSMQTTGRTLDLAISGDGFFMVADAVEFDQGDAANGVPATAEGFTNTLYTRAGNFYMDRNGFLVNGDGKYLVGFAADVTEYDAIDPTAAPGSGFDENRLQVAAGANLLDPDTGELQEQGATTATPIRIPTTAQSMSISQDGTISFVDSAGDLQYAGTVVLAKFANASGLEKSGSNYFRTTPNSGVVYAQLATQDGVGSVNSGFLEMSNVDLSDEFTEMIVAQRGFQANSRIITTSDEILQELVNLKR, encoded by the coding sequence ATGTTACGTTCAATGTATTCAGGTATTTCAGGCTTAAAAAACTTTCAGACAAAATTAGACGTGATTGGGAACAATATTTCAAATGTTAATACGTACGGCTATAAAAAAGAACGTACGGTATTTAAAGATTTAATTTCACAAACACAAACAGGAGCATCTGCACCTTCAGCAACTCGGGGTGGGGTAAACATGATTCAAGTAGGATTAGGTTCACAACTGGCGGCAATTGATACAATACACAATGCCGGTTCTATGCAGACGACAGGTCGTACATTGGATTTAGCTATTTCCGGTGACGGATTCTTTATGGTTGCCGATGCAGTTGAATTTGATCAAGGCGATGCAGCAAACGGTGTTCCAGCTACAGCAGAAGGATTCACAAATACCCTTTATACTCGTGCAGGGAATTTCTATATGGATCGAAATGGATTCTTAGTTAACGGAGACGGTAAATACTTAGTAGGTTTTGCTGCAGATGTTACAGAGTATGATGCGATAGACCCTACAGCTGCACCTGGTTCAGGTTTTGATGAAAACAGACTGCAAGTTGCTGCAGGAGCTAACTTACTTGATCCTGATACTGGGGAATTACAAGAACAGGGAGCTACAACTGCTACTCCGATTCGTATTCCGACAACAGCTCAATCTATGAGTATTTCACAGGACGGGACAATTTCATTTGTCGATTCGGCCGGAGATCTTCAATATGCTGGTACAGTAGTATTGGCGAAGTTCGCAAATGCGAGCGGTCTTGAAAAATCGGGAAGCAACTATTTCCGTACAACACCGAACTCGGGAGTAGTTTATGCTCAATTGGCAACACAGGATGGAGTTGGTTCAGTTAACTCAGGATTCCTTGAAATGTCCAATGTAGACCTTTCGGATGAATTCACGGAGATGATTGTTGCACAGCGCGGGTTCCAGGCCAACTCCCGTATTATTACAACTTCGGATGAAATTTTACAAGAGCTTGTTAACTTAAAACGATAG